A DNA window from Ranitomeya imitator isolate aRanImi1 chromosome 2, aRanImi1.pri, whole genome shotgun sequence contains the following coding sequences:
- the LOC138664039 gene encoding uncharacterized protein translates to MPETKGECSRSCYIPYLCGRSHVYYGHLSTEYTENRNETGDEEATQTPLPQTKKSGKMLKSKRCSIWKLAEAYKKDLCSSCVEKIVREEQPSMLSEMRSIIREEVQNSLASMSQRDVYSPGPARKRPRRDPEQEDQDDSSEAESEYRGSDQEEGELPMEEQEGRRYYFPVEDTEELVQAVRRTMQMKEDPRPRSRQDQMFGGLTYRERTVFPVSEHIRQMISQEWKDAERRLVMSRDFKPPPVRSRRDQDLGRSS, encoded by the exons ATGCCGGAGACTAAGGGTGAGTGCAGCAGAAGCTGCTATATCCCTTATTTGTGTGGGAGATCACATGTTTATTATGGGCATCTCTCCACAGAGTATACGGAGAACAGAAATGAGACGGGG GATGAAGAGGCCACTCAGACTCCCCTCCCTCAGACAAAAAAGTCTGGAAAGATGTTAAAATCTAAGAGGTGTTCTATATGGAAGCTGGCAGAAGCATACAAGAAAGATCTCTGCAGCTCGTGTGTTGAAAAGATTGTTAGAGAGGAACAACCATCAATGTTATCGGAGATGAGGAGTATAATCCGTGAAGAGGTCCAGAATTCCTTGGCCTCAATGTCTCAACGGGACGTGTACAGTCCGGGCCCGGCTCGTAAGAGACCAAGAAGGGATCCAGAACAAGAAGATCAGGATGATTCGTCAGAGGCGGAATCAGAATACAGAGGttctgatcaagaagaaggagaaTTGCCAATGGAAGAACAGGAAGGAAGAAGGTATTACTTTCCAGTAGAAGACACAGAAGAGCTGGTTCAGGCGGTCAGACGTACTATGCAGATGAAAGAAGATCCACGTCCGAGATCTAGACAAGACCAGATGTTTGGAGGGCTCACATATCGGGAACGGACAGTGTTCCCTGTGAGCGAACATATTCGTCAGATGATATCACAAGAATGGAAAGACGCGGAGCGAAGATTGGTGATGTCCAGAGATTTTAAGCCGCCTCCCGTTCGATCCAGAAGAGATCAAGATTTGGGAAGAAGTTCCTAA